The following proteins are co-located in the Imtechella halotolerans genome:
- a CDS encoding ribonuclease HII, which produces MLLSYYHTYQEAGTDEAGRGCLAGPVTASAVILPPDFKHPLLNDSKQLSEAKRSLLRPIIEKEALSFSVCHILPEKIDEINILNASILAMHNSLKKLSFAPEFIIVDGNRFKPFSNIPHQCIVKGDSKYMSIAAASILAKTYRDEYMEKLHQDFPMYMWNKNKGYPTEEHRNAIKKHGISPQHRKSFRLLPEQLTLDF; this is translated from the coding sequence ATGCTTTTGAGTTATTACCACACCTATCAAGAAGCCGGAACAGACGAAGCCGGAAGAGGCTGCCTTGCAGGTCCAGTTACCGCTTCGGCTGTCATTTTGCCTCCAGATTTTAAACATCCGCTCTTAAATGATTCAAAGCAGTTATCCGAAGCAAAGCGAAGTCTACTTCGCCCAATCATAGAAAAAGAAGCATTGTCTTTTAGCGTTTGTCATATTTTACCAGAAAAAATAGATGAAATAAATATCCTAAATGCCTCTATTCTTGCAATGCACAATTCCCTTAAAAAACTATCCTTTGCCCCAGAATTTATCATTGTGGACGGCAACCGATTCAAACCCTTTTCTAATATTCCGCATCAATGCATCGTAAAAGGCGATAGTAAATATATGAGCATTGCAGCCGCCTCAATACTTGCAAAAACCTATAGAGATGAATACATGGAAAAACTCCATCAAGATTTCCCAATGTATATGTGGAATAAAAACAAGGGATACCCAACCGAGGAGCATCGAAATGCAATTAAAAAACATGGGATTTCTCCACAACATCGCAAATCATTCAGATTATTGCCAGAGCAATTAACTTTGGATTTCTAA
- the lipB gene encoding lipoyl(octanoyl) transferase LipB, which yields MNKKVFIEDLGFKDYKDTWEYQEELFKGILDLKVQNRRENSEIPTPNYFLYVEHPHVYTLGKSGDISNMLLNEAQLEAKGATFYKINRGGDITYHGPGQIVGYPILDLDNFFTDIHKYLRFLEEVIILTLAEYGLKGERSDGETGVWLDVGTPFARKICAMGVRASRWVTMHGFALNVNADLGYFDNIIPCGIRGKAVTSLHVELGKTEISLDEVKSKILTHFKMLFEAEYITAPLWEN from the coding sequence GAGGAGCTTTTTAAAGGAATCCTAGATCTCAAGGTGCAAAACCGAAGAGAGAATTCAGAGATTCCTACCCCTAATTACTTTCTTTATGTGGAGCACCCCCATGTTTATACGTTGGGTAAAAGTGGAGATATAAGTAATATGCTACTTAATGAAGCTCAATTAGAGGCAAAGGGAGCAACATTCTATAAGATAAATAGAGGTGGGGATATAACGTATCATGGTCCAGGTCAAATTGTCGGATATCCTATTTTGGATTTGGATAATTTTTTTACTGATATCCATAAATATCTTCGTTTCCTAGAAGAGGTTATCATCCTTACATTGGCAGAGTATGGTCTTAAAGGAGAGCGTAGTGATGGTGAGACTGGTGTTTGGCTTGATGTAGGTACTCCTTTTGCTCGAAAAATTTGCGCTATGGGTGTTCGAGCTAGTCGTTGGGTAACTATGCATGGTTTTGCCCTTAATGTAAATGCAGATCTTGGTTATTTCGACAATATTATTCCTTGTGGAATTCGTGGTAAGGCAGTAACCTCACTACATGTAGAGTTAGGGAAAACTGAGATTTCATTAGACGAAGTGAAATCAAAAATTTTAACACATTTTAAAATGCTTTTTGAGGCAGAATATATTACTGCTCCTTTATGGGAAAACTAA